A stretch of Desulfotignum phosphitoxidans DSM 13687 DNA encodes these proteins:
- the ltrA gene encoding group II intron reverse transcriptase/maturase has translation MISFYDVDGRMGLKNVWDLIDWDKHRLIVSRIQTRIVKAVKNGLKQTARGLQRLLSNSLSAKLIAIKRVISNSGKRTPGVDNLLIDTPRKRWETLKNLNLPEYKAKPLKRIYIPKKNGKKRPLGIPAMHDRVEQALDLLGLDPVSETTADHHSYGFRKVRSAQDAMGAIYNALRRKDSADWILEADIKGCFDHIDHKWLNENIPMNKKKLKQWLKCGYLEKHTFNSTNEGTPQGGIISPTLANMALDGIQDLLADNFRKTDKIHFVRYADDFIITGRSPELLETCVKPLIEGFLKIRGLELSEEKTMITHIDDGFDFLGFNVRKYKGKLLIKPSKSSIKNIKAKVRDYLNANKTRRTDVVIAKLNTIIRGWANYYKHVVSRKVFGDLDHAFWQMTWKWARRRHPKKYKGWVKGKYYRRIKGRDWRFMEKGNPQPLILLGPTWLIRHIKVKAQVNPYDPVWEDYLKARWKRKQLSGVATRLINA, from the coding sequence ATGATATCATTTTATGATGTTGACGGCCGTATGGGCTTGAAGAATGTGTGGGACCTTATTGATTGGGACAAGCACAGGCTGATAGTATCCCGTATACAGACGCGTATCGTGAAGGCAGTTAAGAATGGATTAAAGCAAACGGCACGCGGCCTTCAACGGCTGCTGTCCAACTCGCTTTCGGCAAAGCTTATCGCCATTAAGCGGGTGATATCCAATAGTGGAAAACGAACCCCGGGTGTGGACAATCTATTAATTGATACACCCCGAAAGCGATGGGAAACGCTCAAGAATCTTAATCTTCCCGAATATAAGGCAAAACCGCTGAAACGCATTTACATCCCGAAAAAGAATGGTAAGAAACGACCATTAGGCATACCGGCCATGCATGACCGGGTGGAACAGGCCCTTGATTTACTGGGACTTGATCCGGTATCTGAAACCACTGCTGATCATCATTCCTATGGATTCAGGAAAGTGCGTTCGGCTCAGGATGCCATGGGAGCTATTTATAATGCGCTGAGACGGAAAGATAGTGCTGACTGGATTTTAGAGGCAGATATCAAAGGCTGTTTTGATCATATTGACCACAAATGGTTGAATGAGAACATCCCGATGAACAAGAAGAAATTAAAACAATGGCTCAAGTGCGGTTACCTTGAGAAGCATACGTTTAATTCAACAAATGAAGGGACTCCACAGGGAGGGATAATTTCACCGACACTTGCCAATATGGCACTCGACGGTATTCAGGATCTCCTTGCAGATAACTTCAGGAAAACTGATAAGATTCATTTTGTCAGGTACGCGGATGATTTCATTATAACGGGCCGTTCCCCGGAACTGCTTGAAACCTGTGTCAAACCTTTGATTGAAGGATTTCTTAAAATAAGGGGTCTTGAATTGTCAGAAGAAAAAACCATGATCACACATATTGATGATGGCTTTGATTTTCTTGGCTTTAATGTCAGGAAATATAAAGGCAAACTTCTGATAAAGCCGTCTAAATCCAGCATCAAAAACATTAAAGCAAAAGTCAGAGACTATCTGAATGCCAACAAGACCAGGCGAACCGACGTTGTAATTGCCAAACTGAATACCATCATACGCGGTTGGGCAAATTATTATAAACATGTCGTCAGTCGGAAAGTATTCGGGGACCTTGACCATGCATTTTGGCAAATGACATGGAAATGGGCCAGGAGAAGGCATCCAAAAAAGTACAAAGGATGGGTTAAAGGCAAATATTACCGAAGGATCAAAGGTCGAGACTGGCGATTCATGGAAAAAGGTAATCCTCAACCCCTGATTTTATTAGGCCCGACCTGGCTCATCAGGCATATAAAGGTTAAAGCACAGGTCAATCCATATGATCCTGTATGGGAGGACTATCTCAAAGCTCGTTGGAAACGAAAACAACTGTCGGGTGTGGCCACGCGCCTTATCAATGCTTGA